The following proteins come from a genomic window of Nicotiana tomentosiformis chromosome 12, ASM39032v3, whole genome shotgun sequence:
- the LOC104095832 gene encoding uncharacterized protein, with translation MHRVASAGNTSNSVRARKEKRLTYVLNDADDTKHYAGVTCLTLLKSSLPGGCDYLFTGSRDGTLKRWALAEDGAACCATFESHVYWVNDAVLTGNNTLVSCSSDTTVKVWNGLSEGSCIRTLRRHSDYVTCLASADKNSNVVTSAGLGGEVFIWDIEGALAPTSKSSDATEEDYSNGVSGSGSSLPITGIHKSSNTISLHTQSQGYIPVSAKGRKESVYALAMNESGSLLVSGGTEKVVRVWDPRTGSKNMKLKGHTDNIRALLLDSTGRFCLSRSSDSMIRLRDLGQQRCVHSYAVHTDSVWALASTPTFSHVYSGGRDLSLSGLLKLIQHLYLTDLATRESILLYTKEHPILQLALHGDSMWVATTDSSVHKWPAEGRNPQKVFERGGSFLAGNLSFSRARVSLEGSTPVPVYEEPSFSISGTPGIVQYEILNNRRHVLTKDTAGTVKLWEITRGAVIQNYREVSFDKKKEELFEMVSIPAWFTMDTRLGSLAVHLDTPQCFSAEMYSADLNIPGKPEDDKVNLARETLKGLLVHGLIKRRQKFGSQPSSNGEVPSGKDVSVRILAASRVEVDSGADNDSAVFPPFEFSAVSPSSIVTEGSQSGPWRKKITDLDGTEDEKDMPWWVIDCVMNNQLPPRENTKRSFYLHPCEGSTFQILTQGKLSAPSILRIHKVINYVIEKMVLDKPLDSINSDGSFTSGMHGVTGGDGSFRTGPKPWQKLKPSIEILCNNQVLSPDMSLATVRAYTWKKPEDLVLNYRVLQSK, from the exons CATTATGCAGGTGTAACTTGTTTGACTCTATTGAAGTCATCCTTACCTGGTGGGTGTGACTACCTATTTACTGGGAGCAGAGATGGCACATTAAAGAGATGGGCATTGGCTGAAGATGGTGCCGCCTGTTGTGCTACATTTGAGTCCCATGTTTATTGG GTAAATGATGCTGTTCTTACGGGCAATAACACATTGGTTTCATGCTCCTCAGACACCACTGTCAAG GTATGGAATGGCTTATCTGAGGGATCTTGTATCAGGACACTTCGTCGGCACTCTGATTATGTCACTTGCCTTGCTTCAGCTGACAAAAAT AGCAATGTTGTTACATCTGCTGGGCTTGGTGGTGAGGTTTTCATATGGGACATTGAAGGCGCACTTGCCCCAACATCTAAGTCAAGTGATGCAACTGAGGAAGATTATTCAAATGGTGTCAGTGGTTCAGGAAGTTCATTACCCATTACAGGCATCCATAAATCGAGCAACACCATTTCCTTGCACACCCAGTCTCAAGGATATATTCCTGTGTCTGCAAAAGGCCGTAAGGAGTCAGTATATGCATTGGCAATGAATGAGAGCGGATCCCTTCTTGTTTCTGGTGGAACTGAGAAG GTTGTTCGTGTCTGGGATCCAAGAACCGGTTCGAAGAACATGAAGCTTAAAGGTCATACAGATAATATTAGGGCACTACTTCTTGATTCTACTGGCAG GTTCTGCTTATCTAGGTCTTCTGATTCCATGATTAG ATTGCGGGATCTGGGTCAGCAGCGGTGTGTCCATTCCTATGCTGTGCATACTGATTCTGTATGGGCACTTGCTAGTACTCCAACATTTAGTCATGTTTATAGTGGTGGAAGAGATCTCTCTCTAAGTGGACTCCTAAAACTTATCCAGCAT TTGTACCTAACAGATTTGGCAACAAGGGAAAGTATCTTGCTTTATACAAAGGAACACCCTATTTTGCAGTTAGCATTACACGGTGATAGCATGTGGGTGGCCACAACTGATTCTTCGGTACATAAGTGGCCAGCAGAAGGGCGTAATCCCCAGAAGGTTTTCGAAAGAGGGGGTTCGTTCTTGGCTGGAAACTTGTCTTTTTCCAGGGCAAGGGTTTCATTAGAGGGATCTACGCCT GTACCTGTCTATGAAGAACCTTCATTTAGCATTTCTGGAACCCCAGGAATAGTGCAGTATGAGATTTTAAATAACAGAAGGCATGTCCTGACCAAG GATACTGCTGGTACAGTTAAGTTGTGGGAGATCACAAGAGGGGCTGTAATTCAAAACTACAGAGAG GTTTCATTTGACAAGAAAAAGGAAGAATTATTTGAGATG GTAAGCATCCCTGCATGGTTCACCATGGACACTAGGCTGGGAAGCCTGGCTGTACATTTGGATACTCCACAATGCTTTTCTGCTGAGATGTACTCTGCTGACCTTAACATCCCCGGGAAACCTGAAGATGACAAG GTTAATTTGGCACGAGAAACACTTAAAGGGCTGTTGGTGCATGGGTTAATCAAAAGAAGGCAGAAATTTGGATCTCAACCGTCAAGCAATGGAGAAGTCCCATCTGGAAAAGATGTATCTGTAAGGATTTTGGCTGCATCTAGAGTGGAAGTAGACAGTGGTGCTGATAACGATTCTGCTGTATTTCCCCCCTTTGAATTTTCAGCAGTATCTCCTTCATCTATCGTGACTGAGGGCTCTCAAAGTGGTCCTTGGAGGAAAAAGATCACAGACTTAGATGGAACTGAAGACGAGAAGGACATGCCTTGGTGGGTTATAGACTGTGTGATGAACAATCAGCTGCCTCCCAGAGAAAATACCAA ACGTAGCTTTTATTTGCATCCATGTGAAGGTTCTACATTCCAGATCCTTACCCAAGGCAAGCTGAGTGCACCTAGCATATTAAGAATTCACAAA GTTATCAATTATGTCATAGAAAAGATGGTTCTTGACAAGCCTTTGGATAGTATTAACTCGGATGGGAGTTTTACTTCTGGAATGCATGGAGTTACTGGAGGAGATGGCTCATTCCGGACTGGGCCGAAACCTTGGCAAAAGCTTAAGCCATCTATAGAGATTCTGTGCAATAACCAG GTTTTATCTCCTGATATGAGCTTAGCAACTGTCCGGGCCTATACATGGAAGAAACCGGAAGATCTTGTACTTAATTACCGTGTGTTGCAGAGCAAGTGA